Proteins co-encoded in one Megalops cyprinoides isolate fMegCyp1 chromosome 1, fMegCyp1.pri, whole genome shotgun sequence genomic window:
- the LOC118790227 gene encoding inactive all-trans-retinol 13,14-reductase-like: MWLLILAGLLVLTCGTYRLLFGKRSPFSLKSVRPPGPRVTNQELRDKVLKQGFSADKVPKDLDAIVIGSGIGGLTAAATLAKLGKRVLVLEQQDQAGGLCHTYPEKGFEFDVGLYNIGQLHENSLLRVALDQITEGQIELVELEHHIDTIIIGEDDDRRDYHIYTGKTEMAEHLKKQFPNDTEAIDVFFEVMKITAKKTWHLVTLKLIPLWLALFLLKHHIAQRFSSIFKLSCSSVTEVVSTLTSNKDLHVIFSYIFYGVPPRDSSTFVNALLLHHYKRGAYYLRGGASEIPFHIIPVIQKPGGNVLVRAPVTQILVNKKGAAYGVTVKKGQEEVEVLAPVVISNTGLFTTFQKLLPPEVQAKPEIQDRLGMLKHGRGSFFVLVGFDATEEELEIVPINYWLFKNNDMDSMMDNFFSLSKEEVAENIPMMSIMFPSTKEPTAKVRFPGKSSMILQTMVNYEWFDEWKDSSVEERGGEYYNYKMSIANKLFDWACMHFPKIRDKVAFMDAVVPLQHDGGDMYSEHNLTKFKPEAIARNRCSTPVKNLFITGQDVFVFGIPGALQGGLLCASTVLNNIVHIDLQNLKKNLKRQKAKELAKFAKKLQ, from the exons GGTTCAGTGCCGACAAAGTGCCAAAGGACCTCGATGCCATTGTCATCGGCAGTGGCATTGGTGGACTGACAGCTGCAGCGACTTTGGCGAAGTTGGGAAAGCGAGTCCTGGTCCTGGAGCAGCAAGACCAGGCTGGGGGATTGTGCCACACCTACCCTGAGAAAGGATTTGAGTTTGACGTTG GACTCTACAACATTGGTCAGCTCCATGAGAACAGTCTCCTCCGTGTGGCATTGGATCAGATCACAGAGGGGCAAATTGAGCTTGTGGAGCTGGAGCACCACATAGACACCATTATTATTGGTGAAGATGATGACCGGCGGGATTATCACATCTACACTGGCAAAACCGAGATGGCAGAGCACCTAAAAAAGCAGTTCCCCAACGACACAGAAGCCATTGACGTCTTCTTTGAAGTCATGAAG ATCACAGCAAAGAAGACCTGGCACTTGGTTACTCTGAAACTGATCCCTCTCTGGCTGGCTCTGTTCCTGCTTAAGCACCACATTGCCCAGCGCTTCTCCTCAATCTTCAAGTTGTCTTGCTCCAGTGTTACAGAAGTGGTCAGTACTTTGACCAGCAACAAGGACCTTCATGTCATTTTCTCCTACATCTTCTATG GTGTGCCCCCTAGAGACTCCAGCACCTTCGTTAATGCCTTGCTGTTGCATCATTACAAACGTGGGGCTTATTACCTCCGAGGAGGGGCTAGTGAAATCCCATTCCACATCATCCCCGTCATCCAGAAACCAGGGGGCAACGTGCTGGTCAGGGCACCCGTCACTCAAATTCTGGTGAACAAAAAGGGGGCAGCATACG GTGTTACAGTGAAGAAAGgccaggaggaggtggaggtgctggCCCCAGTGGTCATCTCCAACACTGGATTATTTACAACCTTTCAGAAGCTCCTGCCACCTGAGGTCCAGGCCAAACCAG AAATTCAAGATCGCCTTGGTATGTTGAAGCATGGCAGAGGATCCTTCTTCGTCCTCGTGGGCTTTGATGCAACTGAGGAAGAGTTGGAAATTGTGCCAATCAATTACTGGCTcttcaaaaacaatgacatggaCAGCAT GATGGACAACTTTTTCAGTCTGAGCAAAGAAGAGGTTGCTGAGAACATACCCATGATGTCAATCATGTTCCCCTCCACCAAAGAGCCCACAGCCAAAGTCCGTTTCCCAG gGAAGTCATCCATGATTCTGCAGACTATGGTGAACTACGAGTGGTTCGATGAGTGGAAGGACAGCagcgtggaggagagggggggcgAGTATTACAATTACAAGATGAGCATCGCTAACAAGCTCTTTGACTGGGCCTGCATGCACTTCCCCAAGATCAGGGACAAG GTGGCATTCATGGATGCAGTTGTACCTCTCCAACATGATGGAGGGGACATGTATTCGGAGCATAATCTAACTAAATTCAAGCCAGAAGCAATAGCCAGGAACAGGTGCTCCACACCAGTCAAGAACCTCTTTATCACAG GCCAGGATGTGTTCGTGTTTGGAATACCTGGGGCCCTGCAGGGGGGTCTCCTATGCGCTTCCACAGTCCTCAACAACATTGTCCACATTGACCTTCAAAACCTCAAGAAAAACCTTAAGCGTCAGAAAGCTAAGGAGTTAGCAAAATTTGCTAAAAAGCTGCAATAA